One window of the Candidatus Aegiribacteria sp. genome contains the following:
- the pyrB gene encoding aspartate carbamoyltransferase, producing the protein MVSFRNRSVISIRDMSLDDLIKIVDTTRFVKESNPPDFMKDKTVATLFFEPSTRTRLSFESAVLKSGGSVFGIANPGSSSQSKGESFADSIRTVAGYCNVIVIRHPVEGAARMASELSDTPVINAGDGANQHPTQTFLDLFTIKEILGTLDGLKIGIVGDLKYGRTVHSLTHALTLFGAELTFISPPALAMPEHMLNELDDRKIHYRNMEDLEDAGKRNLDILYVTRIQKERFGDPQEYEKVAGSYRITRETIDILGKDIRIMHPLPRVDEIAEEVDDLPNALYFTQAHNGIPTRQALLGLVTGGLD; encoded by the coding sequence GTGGTATCCTTCAGGAACAGAAGCGTTATATCCATAAGAGATATGTCACTGGATGATCTCATAAAAATCGTTGATACAACCCGTTTTGTGAAGGAATCCAATCCCCCCGACTTCATGAAGGACAAAACCGTAGCAACATTATTCTTTGAGCCTTCCACAAGAACCAGGCTCTCCTTCGAATCGGCTGTTCTCAAAAGCGGCGGATCTGTTTTCGGTATTGCCAATCCTGGTTCATCCTCGCAGAGCAAGGGTGAATCCTTTGCAGATTCGATCAGGACTGTCGCCGGATATTGCAATGTAATTGTAATAAGGCATCCGGTAGAGGGAGCGGCAAGAATGGCTTCTGAACTATCTGATACACCTGTTATAAACGCGGGTGATGGAGCCAACCAGCATCCTACCCAGACCTTCCTGGATCTGTTCACTATTAAGGAAATACTGGGTACGCTTGATGGACTGAAGATTGGAATAGTTGGCGATCTTAAATACGGTAGAACAGTACATTCACTCACACACGCACTCACACTCTTTGGTGCAGAATTAACCTTCATCTCACCGCCTGCTCTGGCGATGCCGGAACATATGCTCAATGAACTTGATGACAGGAAGATTCATTACAGGAATATGGAAGATCTGGAAGACGCTGGAAAACGTAATCTCGATATCCTTTATGTGACCAGAATCCAGAAAGAGCGTTTCGGTGATCCGCAGGAATACGAAAAAGTTGCGGGGAGTTACAGAATCACCAGAGAAACCATTGATATCCTGGGAAAAGATATCAGAATTATGCACCCGCTCCCGCGCGTTGATGAAATTGCGGAGGAAGTTGATGATCTTCCGAACGCATTGTACTTCACTCAGGCTCACAACGGGATACCCACACGACAGGCGCTGCTTGGCCTGGTGACCGGAGGTCTGGACTGA
- the pepT gene encoding peptidase T, with amino-acid sequence MSERLTERFLSYVGINTASDPASTSSPSSSCQLDFLRMLEGELRETGMKHIELDEKGTLYAALPGKGSGDTVIGLIAHVDTSPDVSGKDVSPVLHSDWDGKAITLQSNIVIDPEETEDMIRYVGGTIITSDGTTLLGADDKAGVAIIMEICRSLIADPDIPRPPLKVAFTTDEEVGRGMDNFNISTFGADLAYTVDGSAIGKVDTQTFNAWSADWKVKGNEVHPGSAKDILVNSVRILADIVAMISSEEMPENSSGMEGYDYPLSITSVTAEGELKMILRDFTREGMETRINRMRSIEKWIKVKYPRAEISLELTEQYRNPGEILLKDRRPVDYALKGMERAVLEGEEGSIRGGTDGSRLSFMGIPTVNLPTGGEFFHSRKEWIAEEGLEASFRIVLETLKIWGAN; translated from the coding sequence ATGTCTGAACGATTAACAGAAAGATTTCTGAGCTACGTTGGAATCAATACTGCATCCGATCCAGCCTCCACCTCCTCACCGTCTTCCTCATGTCAGCTTGATTTTCTCAGAATGCTCGAGGGTGAATTACGGGAAACAGGTATGAAGCATATCGAACTGGATGAAAAAGGCACTTTATATGCAGCTCTTCCCGGAAAGGGAAGCGGTGATACTGTCATCGGTCTGATCGCCCACGTAGACACTTCTCCTGATGTCTCAGGTAAAGATGTATCTCCCGTTCTTCACAGTGACTGGGACGGAAAGGCTATAACTCTACAATCAAATATTGTCATAGATCCGGAAGAGACCGAGGATATGATCAGGTACGTCGGGGGTACAATAATCACATCTGATGGTACAACCTTGCTTGGAGCTGATGACAAAGCCGGTGTTGCGATCATTATGGAGATATGCAGGAGTCTGATCGCAGATCCTGATATTCCAAGACCCCCACTGAAGGTTGCGTTTACAACAGATGAAGAAGTCGGCAGGGGTATGGACAATTTCAATATATCGACATTCGGGGCTGATCTTGCGTATACCGTTGATGGGAGTGCTATTGGAAAGGTGGATACACAAACCTTCAATGCATGGTCAGCTGACTGGAAAGTAAAAGGGAATGAAGTCCATCCTGGAAGTGCAAAGGATATTCTTGTCAACTCTGTCCGGATTCTGGCGGATATTGTTGCGATGATCAGTTCAGAAGAAATGCCTGAGAACAGCTCAGGTATGGAGGGCTATGACTACCCTCTTTCCATCACCTCTGTAACTGCAGAGGGTGAATTGAAGATGATCCTTCGTGATTTTACCCGGGAAGGTATGGAAACGAGAATCAACAGAATGCGCAGCATCGAGAAATGGATCAAGGTTAAATATCCGCGTGCAGAGATCTCGCTCGAACTTACAGAGCAGTACCGGAACCCCGGAGAAATTCTTCTGAAGGACAGAAGACCGGTTGATTACGCCCTGAAGGGAATGGAAAGAGCTGTCCTTGAAGGGGAAGAAGGTTCAATAAGAGGGGGTACTGACGGGTCGAGATTATCATTCATGGGTATTCCCACTGTGAATCTGCCTACAGGAGGAGAATTCTTTCACTCCAGGAAGGAGTGGATTGCTGAAGAGGGTCTTGAAGCATCCTTCAGAATTGTACTTGAAACACTGAAAATATGGGGAGCGAATTAG